CGGTTTTTGCTATCCCGAAACGCCGTTTCTATCCACCAGCGTCGCCGGTAGATACTCACGACTTCCTCGGCTCCGGCATCGTCCAGGTCCGTTACCAGATACCAAGGCTCCTTGGCGTTTGGGTCATAGGCGGTGATGACCCGACCCTCAATTGCTTCGTCTGCTCCGACGGTCCCGTACCCCCAGTCACGGATTCTGGCACCGCGCCGGAGGTTCATTTCCTTGACACCCCCCATAAAAAGTTCCGTTTCGACAGTAAAGACACTCGATATACGTTGGACATAATGGAACCTCACCTTGCGCACAGCCCCCAACCAACGCTTGTTGCCAAAGCCCCGGTCCGCAACCACCGTCACATGACTGCGACCGGCGCAGATCCCCTTAAGGGCCTGTAGCGCCTTGGTTTCGGCCTCTATCAACGTCCCCTCACCGGCGAGTTTGGGAACGACGTAGGTGTAGAACGGAATACTGCGCCC
The sequence above is a segment of the Candidatus Hydrogenedentota bacterium genome. Coding sequences within it:
- a CDS encoding transposase; this translates as MLSPVDILPWLEANVNGVRLSRLKTLAAIVPAAMELGGVGVLALGRAMSGPVSGKHNIKRVNRFLGNEDLECAAVAKGIFNVFAPKQGRVLVLADWTDVSNAKMLVFALPANGRSIPFYTYVVPKLAGEGTLIEAETKALQALKGICAGRSHVTVVADRGFGNKRWLGAVRKVRFHYVQRISSVFTVETELFMGGVKEMNLRRGARIRDWGYGTVGADEAIEGRVITAYDPNAKEPWYLVTDLDDAGAEEVVSIYRRRWWIETAFRDSKNR